From a single Lolium rigidum isolate FL_2022 chromosome 7, APGP_CSIRO_Lrig_0.1, whole genome shotgun sequence genomic region:
- the LOC124673983 gene encoding 1-aminocyclopropane-1-carboxylate oxidase 1-like — protein MATVAAASLSFPVINMEKLETEQRGAAMEVIRDACENWGFFELLNHGISHELLDEVERVSKAHYRNIREEKFKEFAARTLEAGEKGADVKDVDWESTFFVRHLPASNLADLPDLDGHYRQVMKEFASEIEKLAERVLDLMCENLGLEKGYLKQAFAGSQGAPTFGTKVSSYPPCPRPDLVNGLRAHTDAGGVILLFQDDQVSGLQLLKDSAWVDVPPMRHAIVINIGDQLEVITNGRYKSVMHRVLTRPDGNRMSIASFYNPGADAVIFPAPALVGDGATEENEGGEEGSGAVYPRFVFEDYMNLYVQHKFEAKEPRFEAMKSAAAPIATA, from the exons ATGGCGACGGTTGCTGCTGCCTCGTTGAGCTTCCCGGTGATCAACATGGAGAAGCTGGAGACGGAGCAGAGGGGCGCGGCCATGGAGGTCATCCGCGACGCCTGCGAGAACTGGGGCTTCTTCGAG CTGCTGAACCATGGCATCTCGCACGAGCTGTTGGACGAGGTAGAACGGGTGAGCAAGGCGCACTACAGGAACATCAGGGAGGAAAAGTTCAAGGAGTTCGCGGCGAGGACGCTGGAGGCCGGCGAGAAGGGCGCCGACGTGAAGGACGTGGACTGGGAGAGCACCTTCTTCGTCCGCCACCTCCCCGCCTCCAACCTCGCCGACCTGCCCGACCTCGACGGCCACTACAG GCAAGTGATGAAGGAATTCGCGTCGGAGATCGAGAAGCTGGCGGAGCGCGTCCTGGACCTGATGTGCGAGAACCTGGGCCTGGAGAAGGGCTACCTTAAACAAGCATTCGCGGGCTCCCAGGGCGCGCCGACGTTCGGCACCAAGGTGAGCAGCTACCCGCCGTGCCCGCGGCCAGACCTCGTCAACGGCCTCCGCGCGCACACCGACGCCGGCGGCGTGATCCTGCTCTTCCAGGACGACCAGGTGAGCGGCCTCCAGCTGCTGAAAGACAGCGCCTGGGTGGACGTGCCGCCCATGCGCCACGCCATCGTCATCAACATCGGCGACCAGCTGGAGGTGATCACCAACGGGCGGTACAAGAGCGTGATGcaccgcgtgctcacccgccccgACGGCAACCGCATGTCCATTGCGTCCTTCTACAACCCCGGAGCCGACGCCGTCATTTtcccggcgccggcgctcgtcggcgaTGGCGCCACCGAGGAGAAcgagggcggcgaggagggcaGCGGGGCCGTGTACCCGCGGTTCGTGTTCGAGGACTACATGAACCTCTACGTTCAACACAAGTTCGAGGCCAAGGAGCCACGCTTCGAGGCCATGAAGTCGGCCGCCGCGCCCATCGCCACCGCCTGA